Genomic window (Juglans microcarpa x Juglans regia isolate MS1-56 chromosome 2S, Jm3101_v1.0, whole genome shotgun sequence):
CCCTTCAATTCGTTGTGCGAAAAGATATTCAATTGAACAATTTCATCGCTAGAGCGGTGTACTCTGTAACCTGTCTGGAAGGATGGAGCTTTCAAATTTAAGAGGAGAGAAATGTCAAGAATTGAAAGATGTATCAAGCTCGAGACACTTGATCTGAAAATGTTTATTTCTTTTCGCatctttgtaattatttaattatttattattttcatatttttctttttatttttagcagaaaattttaaattatttatctcttcAATCAGTAATACTCTCAAAATCAATACTTtcctaaaaataatactttttaaaaaccATCTTTTCCCAAATgatcaaatttaagaaaaaatagatcCTCTCAATTGtgacaattttatcaaatttcaactacaacaaatatgagtataagagaaaatatagataattggatgaataatttattttgttagtcaaataaaatatttataaaaaaatatttaaaaatacttagaAATCTATTTTTCAAACGTCAAAATTTTCTCCCATAATAATCAGCCGAACGTAGAAcccttttttttaagttaaatctgTTTACTAAATAATCAACAAGCTATGGGATTAATGCTCTAAAAACTTGATGTtgacaaaagcaaaaaaaaaaaagtagggtaTTTTGTTTACCCACGTCTCTGCTTTCCCTTGTCTCCTAGCTATCATTGTGTGTGAtggatataattattttcaatgtgaatcaccgaaaattattattaaaaaaaaaaaacatgtctctattattactttatgtcaattttttacaaagaaaaatgtCCAGGCATATATACTTGGGGGAGGCCCCGTGCACGGCATCCAGCGTGTATTATTGAAACGAAGCGTTCCATGGATCAATCCCTTAATCGCGTTCCTCACCCACACAACCTCATGAAACGGtgcatttcaataaaaaaaaaaacctagccCGCTGCACCTCCAACCTCCTTCCATCCATGCGAAGAACTCCTTACGCTGATTATAGAACCCTAATCCCTCTGATGAATTTAGCTCAAACATGCGATCATTGGGAATCAAATGGAAAAAAGTTACCTAAATGGGACaaaaatattgtgagtttgAAACCAGCTTTACTTTGTATATGTTTGATGCTCAAgttgttaaatatatttcagactaaaacaaaatatgtgCCACAAGCAAACATTCAGATAGTTAGAAATATTATGCACTTGTAAACATTCAGATTTAAATCTTTTTATGCTTATCTTATGCTAACATAGAATTTCATTCAAGTTGTGTCAATTTGAATATTGCATTTTACTCAAAAGCACCTGATTTTATAAGCTATAAGctgtctttttcctttcttatgTGTTTTCatataggcttgtttagattgTTTGATTGGTTTTTTAGCTTATTGTATAggtctgttttttattttattagttttgatgCATGGgatgattttatttgaatatcTGTAAATCCCATATGGCCTGCTTGTTACCACAGTTTTCCTCTGCCACAAGTTATGGCTTTTAATGAAATTAGGGTTTCGTCctcttttaaataaaagtaataatggATTAATCTTACTTGGGCTATGTCACAATCATTTTCCCAGCTTTTAGAAATCATTTCTTTTCCAGTACTGGTGATATTTGTACCCTGAAATTGTTTGGGATTGATGGCTCCCATTTATGATACCtcataaatgataaatagaagtGTAACCAAAGACCAattgtttttcttaatttttgtgttCTTAATTTATGGACCATAAGGAGGACAGGCTCGTCTCAAAAAGCACAACCACATGATCTAACACATTCCTAGTGTATGCAAATGTTCAAAACCCATAAAACATCAATCCCAAAATAAACATATACTCGCGCATAATaatatactatttatatatatatatataggtgccAATAATTGAGGTGTTGTTGTGCTATGGGAAACCgttttataatatgaaaaggaatatatgaataaataaacTTGGTAGTCGAACAGATGAAGGAAGCTAAGCAACACGGCAAGAATTTAGGctttttatcatttcatttgtTGGGATACTTGGATTTCTACGAGCAAAATGTAGCTTTCTCCTATTGTACGTCTTGTGCATTGATATTGATGCTTCCCCATGCCCCCTCCTTTCCTTCTCATCATAGATCTCACTAGTCACCCACCCCTTCATTTGACAAATTTTCCAAGTCACACAGTCTCAAACTCAAGCACaaatgaacaaaagaaaaagctttGTCAAATGATCTTACATGATTCGACGCTGGGTAGTAGTCGACGAACCTACACCGATTTGAGAGAAacgaaagagagggagagagttgagagaaatCAAATATGTTCTAGGTAGTAGCCGATGGTCctcttaggtttttttttttaatataaacgtTGAGCCACATCAACGGTTTGCATATACATGCACAAATTCTGCATGTATGTAGCAGTACTGTCGTACAAAAAGAACTCAAGATTTGTAACCGGTTACAgaaattatttgaaaagaagagaaatgatatatacaagtctcaaatgcATAAATCGCAtgcaagttttttataaaaaagtagaccttATTATGAATgtgtaaaaaattcaatttttcttattgggatccatatttttataaaagatttatacAAGACGTATacatttgagacttgtacaTAGCATTACTCAGGCAAAAACTGCTTGAAGAGTGCATCATATCAGCCttctttttgttgtatttttttttattatcatcctCTCAACATTTCTTAATATGACATcaaataattagtcaataattaaaatttaataaaggcAATGATAGTACTTATAGAGATTCATAATCAATCAATGCAAACATGTCAATTCATGAAGAATCAAATTcgattttataaaaagtatcaTTCGTGTTTTGtagaaatttttaataatagaaaaaattcatatttttacttaatgcaGAAAAAACTCAAGTGTTTTGTAACAAACGATTCGTACCATTGAAGAAGTGATTTACGAAGGTTAGAGTTTTCTTTAAGCATTTATGAAGAAGTcatttgttaaaaaatgttgtattttaAATGTAAACCAAGCTTGTAGATTCGTCAACAGGAAGACACAGGACATTTGCATATATGGTGACCCAAAGTCCTCAACTGATTCCAGAGGTTGAGATAATGTTGAGACCTTTGAAGGTTTTCGATGGTGTGCCGTATGTGTCTTTCACGAAGGAGGAGATAGAACGATCTGCACAACCGTTTAAGTTTTCACTAGTTATGAAGTTTATGAGACAGAGGCCATCGCTTGATATTATTAGAGCTTTCATTAGAAGTCGTTGGGGCTTGGATTCAAAACCGGTGGTGTCTGCTATGTTAAAGGCCAGGTCAGTGTTCGTCCGTTTTTCAAATGAACTTGATTTTATCAAAGCTTTTTCAAGAGAAACTTGTGATGTAGAAGGAGTGTCTTATCATATTTTCCAATGGTATCCTGAgtttgatgaagaaaatgagtCCCCTTTGGTACCGATTTGGATCACATTACCAGGTCTCCCGCCAAACTTTTATCATGAATCTTTTCTACGAAATATAACAATGCCGTTGGGTCAGTATATTCTTCAGGACAATAGCACACGATGTGCAACTCGAACGGATGGAGCACGAGTTTGTATCAAAATGGACGCCTCCAAAAATCCGCTTGACTCGTTCTGGATAGGCATCCCTCACCAAGCTACTAGCCGGTTGCAAGAAGTGGTTTATGAAACTCTTCCTACTTATTGCTATCGATGCCGAATGCAAGGCCATAATGTCTCTACTTGTAAATGGGAAGGAGGTATGAAGACGGA
Coding sequences:
- the LOC121253324 gene encoding uncharacterized protein LOC121253324, with amino-acid sequence MVTQSPQLIPEVEIMLRPLKVFDGVPYVSFTKEEIERSAQPFKFSLVMKFMRQRPSLDIIRAFIRSRWGLDSKPVVSAMLKARSVFVRFSNELDFIKAFSRETCDVEGVSYHIFQWYPEFDEENESPLVPIWITLPGLPPNFYHESFLRNITMPLGQYILQDNSTRCATRTDGARVCIKMDASKNPLDSFWIGIPHQATSRLQEVVYETLPTYCYRCRMQGHNVSTCKWEGGMKTEERYQGEGGREKKVWVRKEARKSAGHREQDRAEISKRVEVVDLEEGLLNKNDDIGEETGE